Proteins found in one Homalodisca vitripennis isolate AUS2020 chromosome 4, UT_GWSS_2.1, whole genome shotgun sequence genomic segment:
- the LOC124360797 gene encoding uncharacterized protein LOC124360797, translating to MWTLISNHTRNCCRNRLFSTSSGLNSIRKKHPDWPEEGIQYHGFKYYPRPGEVDPIIKPAKLFMVQRIQSLRGQPYWVKDIIEELELHKDEVDKAVVKNTPEMNKKLWIVKHIIKIIPITYPYGEPQEGDQGYLNDKGQYILTKKIGAGVDEGRLEASHRFFKDPLRMDPDTMKSKLRDKWLTSRK from the exons ATGTGGACTCTAATTTCAAACCATACGAGGAATTGTTGTAGGAATAGATTATTTAGTACATCGAGTGGTTTAAACAGTATTAGAAAGAAGCACCCAGATTGGCCAGAGGAAGGAATACAATATCATGGATTTAAGTATTACCCACG ACCGGGTGAGGTGGACCCTATCATCAAACCGGCCAAACTGTTTATGGTTCAGAGGATCCAGTCTCTGCGAGGTCAACCGTATTGGGTTAAGGATATCATAGAAGAGTTGGAATTACATAAGGAT gaAGTAGACAAAGCTGTTGTCAAGAACACTCCCGAAATGAACAAGAAGTTATGGATcgtaaaacacataataaaaataataccaattaCATACCCGTACGGTGAGCCGCAAGAGGGTGACCAGGGCTACCTGAACGACAAGGGACAGTATATCCTGACCAAGAAGATCGGTGCCGGAGTAGACGAAGGTAGACTGGAGGCCTCTCACCGATTCTTCAAGGACCCTCTGCGCATGGATCCAGACACCATGAAGAGCAAGTTGAGGGACAAGTGGTTGACATCCAGGAAGTAG